Proteins co-encoded in one Lates calcarifer isolate ASB-BC8 linkage group LG17, TLL_Latcal_v3, whole genome shotgun sequence genomic window:
- the lhx4 gene encoding LIM/homeobox protein Lhx4 yields the protein MMQSAAVLPTESPVKSLPEILGVPLQQIPQCAGCSQHILDKFILKVLDRHWHSKCLKCADCQTPLADKCFSRAGGVYCKEDFFKRFGTKCASCQQGIPPTQVVRKAQDFVYHLHCFACIMCSRQLATGDEFYLMEDGRLVCKVDYETAKQNDDSEAGTKRPRTTITAKQLETLKSAYKNSPKPARHVREQLSSETGLDMRVVQVWFQNRRAKEKRLKKDAGRHRWTQFYKSVKRSRGGAKVEKESSADDAGLSDSELSFRDDQVLSDLGHANGLYGSVGDVTNSAVLNGGFSVDASGQPYHDIRAGSPYGLPQSPSSITSVPGHTPLLNNLGFSMDSLVAAQGGPGGVGQALRAMAGGPTSDLSTGSSTGYPDFPTSPASWLDEMDHSQF from the exons AGATCCCTCAGTGTGCGGGCTGTAGTCAGCACATCCTGGACAAGTTCATCCTGAAGGTGCTGGACAGACACTGGCACTCCAAGTGCCTCAAGTGCGCCGACTGTCAGACTCCGCTGGCGGACAAATGTTTCTCCCGGGCAGGAGGCGTCTACTGCAAGGAGGATTTCTTCAA GCGTTTTGGAACAAAATGTGCATCATGCCAACAGGGGATCCCTCCAACACAGGTTGTGCGGAAGGCGCAGGACTTTGTGTATCACCTGCACTGTTTCGCCTGCATCATGTGCAGTCGGCAGCTGGCCACCGGAGACGAGTTTTACCTCATGGAAGATGGGAGGCTGGTGTGCAAGGTGGATTATGAGACTGCAAAACAAAACG ATGATTCAGAGGCGGGGACCAAGCGACCAAGGACCACCATCACTGCGAAGCAGCTGGAGACCCTCAAAAGTGCCTACAAAAACTCGCCGAAGCCAGCACGCCacgtcagagagcagctgtctTCGGAGACTGGGCTGGACATGAGAGTAGTGCAG GTTTGGTTCCAGAACCGACGAGCAAAGGAAAAGCGTCTGAAGAAGGACGCAGGCCGGCATCGCTGGACTCAGTTTTATAAAAGTGTCAAACGTAGCCGAGGAGGAGCTAAAGTGGAGAAGGAGAGCTCGGCCGACGACGCAGGACTCAGTGACAGCGAACTGAGCTTCAGAG ATGACCAGGTGCTGTCAGATCTCGGCCACGCCAACGGGCTTTACGGGAGCGTCGGCGACGTGACCAACAGCGCGGTGCTGAACGGCGGTTTCTCTGTCGATGCATCGGGCCAGCCCTACCACGACATCCGAGCAGGAAGTCCCTACGGTCTCCCTCAGTCgccctcctccatcacctctgtGCCCGGCCACACCCCTCTCCTCAACAACCTGGGCTTCAGCATGGACAGTCTGGTGGCCGCACAGGGGGGGCCAGGCGGCGTGGGGCAGGCTCTGAGGGCCATGGCGGGGGGCCCCACCTCAGACCTCTCTACGGGCAGCAGTACGGGATACCCTGACTTCCCCACCAGCCCCGCCTCATGGCTGGACGAGATGGACCATTCCCAGTTTTGA